The following proteins come from a genomic window of Streptomyces liliiviolaceus:
- a CDS encoding iron-siderophore ABC transporter substrate-binding protein, translating to MPGSSRGARLVATLASALLLFGTAAACGSDDDSGSDAAGADKSASANSAFPVTLAHKYGSTTVKSEPKRIVTVGLTDQDAVLALGKVPVGTTEWLGGYKGAIGPWATDKLGSGKTPTVLKDTGTGPQTEKIAALNPDLILAVYGGLTKDQYTTLSKFAPVVAQPKQYNDFGVPWQQQTEIIGKALGQESAAKDLVKGVESDFATAAKDNPKFAESTGVMATPYEGIFVFGSQDSRSRVLTDLGFKLPTDLDKVIGDKFGANISKERTDLLNTDAAVWIVGDTAKDEAKLHKNALYGDLDVVKQGREVFVEETSDYGNSVSFVSVLSLPYMLERLVPQLAAAVDGDTATKVTEPTS from the coding sequence ATGCCCGGCTCTTCCAGAGGCGCACGCCTTGTCGCGACGCTCGCCTCCGCACTCCTCCTGTTCGGCACCGCGGCGGCCTGCGGCTCCGACGACGACTCCGGCTCGGACGCGGCGGGCGCGGACAAGTCCGCGTCCGCGAACAGCGCCTTCCCGGTGACCCTGGCCCACAAGTACGGCAGCACCACCGTCAAGTCCGAGCCGAAGCGGATCGTCACGGTCGGGCTGACCGACCAGGACGCCGTACTCGCCCTCGGCAAGGTGCCCGTCGGCACCACCGAGTGGCTCGGCGGCTACAAGGGCGCCATCGGCCCCTGGGCCACCGACAAACTGGGCAGCGGGAAGACCCCGACCGTGCTGAAGGACACCGGCACGGGCCCGCAGACGGAGAAGATCGCCGCGCTGAACCCCGACCTGATCCTCGCGGTCTACGGCGGCCTCACCAAGGACCAGTACACGACCCTGTCGAAGTTCGCCCCGGTCGTGGCGCAGCCGAAGCAGTACAACGACTTCGGTGTGCCGTGGCAGCAGCAGACCGAGATCATCGGCAAGGCGCTCGGGCAGGAGTCCGCGGCGAAGGACCTCGTGAAGGGCGTCGAGTCCGACTTCGCGACCGCCGCCAAGGACAATCCGAAGTTCGCCGAGTCCACCGGCGTGATGGCGACGCCGTACGAGGGCATCTTCGTCTTCGGCAGCCAGGACTCGCGCTCGCGGGTCCTGACCGACCTCGGTTTCAAACTGCCGACCGACCTCGACAAGGTCATCGGTGACAAGTTCGGTGCCAACATCAGCAAGGAGCGCACCGACCTGCTGAACACCGACGCCGCCGTCTGGATCGTCGGGGACACGGCCAAGGACGAGGCCAAGCTCCACAAGAACGCGCTCTACGGCGACCTGGACGTGGTGAAGCAGGGCCGCGAGGTCTTCGTCGAGGAGACCAGCGACTACGGCAACTCCGTGTCGTTCGTCTCGGTGCTGAGCCTGCCCTACATGCTGGAGCGTCTGGTGCCGCAGCTGGCCGCGGCCGTCGACGGCGACACCGCCACGAAGGTGACCGAACCGACCTCTTGA
- a CDS encoding NUDIX hydrolase family protein: MTETTPGWLPHDELEQARARMPILYVEAVPVRVDDSGEVTSIGLLLRMGSGGAVSRALVSGRVLHHERVRDALLRHLEKDLGPVALPRIPASLQPFTVAEYFPTLGDTPFHDPRQHAVSLAYIVPVTGDCRPRQDALDLVWFSPQEASSAMVLNEMPGGHGALLKQALAHMGALS, translated from the coding sequence ATGACCGAAACCACGCCCGGCTGGCTGCCCCACGACGAGCTGGAGCAGGCACGCGCCCGTATGCCGATCCTGTACGTCGAGGCCGTGCCGGTACGCGTCGACGACAGCGGCGAAGTGACCAGCATCGGACTGCTGCTCCGCATGGGATCGGGCGGGGCGGTCAGCCGCGCGCTCGTCTCCGGCCGGGTGCTGCACCACGAACGGGTCAGGGACGCCCTGCTGCGCCACCTGGAGAAGGATCTCGGGCCGGTCGCGCTGCCCAGGATCCCCGCCTCGCTGCAGCCCTTCACCGTCGCCGAGTACTTCCCGACGCTTGGGGACACGCCGTTCCACGACCCCCGCCAGCACGCGGTGTCGCTCGCCTACATCGTGCCGGTGACCGGTGACTGCCGTCCCCGCCAGGACGCCCTCGACCTGGTCTGGTTCAGCCCCCAGGAGGCGTCCTCCGCCATGGTCCTCAACGAGATGCCGGGCGGCCACGGCGCCCTGCTCAAGCAGGCCCTCGCGCACATGGGCGCCCTGTCCTGA
- a CDS encoding GbsR/MarR family transcriptional regulator, with product MSPAADDGSAMRAGSPAGEGESPAGVDELLVEDFGQRIGRAMGWPPMAGRLGGVLMLSPDPMTMPELQEALGASKGSVSEMTRLLITNGTVERVKVPGVRQAGYVWRDDAWSGCLQHQLDQTQQLFELARTARERGADMPEAQQARLRDMHTYYAFMVRELTRLLGEYQRLHAG from the coding sequence GTGTCGCCAGCCGCCGACGACGGTTCGGCCATGCGCGCGGGGAGTCCGGCCGGGGAGGGCGAGAGCCCGGCCGGGGTGGACGAGCTGCTGGTCGAGGACTTCGGGCAGCGGATCGGACGTGCGATGGGGTGGCCGCCGATGGCCGGACGGCTGGGGGGCGTGTTGATGCTCAGCCCGGACCCCATGACGATGCCGGAGCTGCAGGAGGCCCTGGGCGCCAGCAAGGGCTCGGTGTCGGAGATGACCCGCCTGCTCATCACGAACGGCACGGTCGAACGGGTCAAGGTGCCCGGCGTGCGCCAGGCCGGTTACGTATGGCGCGACGACGCGTGGAGCGGCTGCCTCCAGCATCAACTCGACCAGACCCAGCAGCTGTTCGAGCTCGCGCGGACCGCGCGGGAGCGGGGGGCGGACATGCCGGAGGCGCAGCAGGCGCGGCTGCGGGACATGCACACCTACTACGCCTTCATGGTGCGGGAGTTGACCCGCCTGCTGGGTGAATACCAGCGGCTGCACGCGGGTTGA
- a CDS encoding GMC family oxidoreductase, with protein sequence MAEHDRDLIVVGAGSAGAVLAARAAARGRRVLLLEAGPDHRSAQLPEPWRSPNPVVALMDPAASEHLVWTGLNSSRTEKQQQAPYWRGRGMGGSSSVNGQIAIRPPMEDFEEWARLGCTGWAPEDVLPYFSMLEDDEEYGDRPYHGRGGPTPIHRTPRSAWGGVDRALADSALAAGYGWAPDVNAPGATGVSPYPINSRDARRVTVNDGYLEPARELPGLTVRGDALVDSVVFENDRAIGVRVVIDGAIVTEYADEVILSAGVIHSPAILLRSGIGPAARLRALGIDVRQDLPVGVGMQDHAMTVLSLPLRAEAAIKSPHDRHTNVCVRWSSTSGTHSDDLMFVSLNQNVLAMATANAESHSGGFGVWLNRTHSRGELTLVSTDPSAHPYVAQRMLSDERDLAPMREGVRALVELSGRAETAAVLGGSVAEANRPLFEALAHDGDLDDHLLSTVIDAQHGTSTCLMGAPGAADTVVDPACRVQGVRGLRVVDASVFPAVPRANTNLAAIMTGELMAARLDA encoded by the coding sequence ATGGCAGAACATGATCGCGATCTGATCGTCGTCGGCGCGGGGTCCGCCGGTGCGGTGCTCGCAGCCCGCGCCGCCGCCCGCGGCCGGCGGGTCCTCCTGCTGGAGGCCGGCCCCGACCACCGCTCGGCGCAGCTGCCGGAACCGTGGCGCTCGCCCAATCCCGTGGTGGCCCTGATGGACCCCGCGGCCTCGGAACATCTCGTGTGGACCGGCCTGAACTCCTCGCGCACCGAGAAGCAGCAACAGGCCCCGTACTGGCGCGGCCGTGGGATGGGCGGCAGTTCGTCCGTGAACGGCCAGATCGCGATCCGGCCGCCGATGGAGGACTTCGAGGAGTGGGCCCGGCTCGGGTGTACCGGCTGGGCGCCGGAGGACGTGCTGCCGTACTTCTCGATGCTGGAGGACGACGAGGAGTACGGGGACCGGCCGTACCACGGCCGGGGCGGACCGACCCCGATCCACCGGACCCCGAGGAGCGCCTGGGGAGGCGTCGACCGGGCCCTGGCCGACTCGGCGCTCGCGGCGGGGTACGGCTGGGCGCCCGACGTCAACGCCCCCGGCGCCACCGGAGTCTCGCCCTACCCGATCAACTCCCGTGACGCGCGCCGCGTGACCGTCAACGACGGCTACCTCGAACCCGCACGCGAACTGCCCGGCCTCACCGTCCGCGGCGACGCGCTCGTGGACTCCGTCGTCTTCGAGAACGACCGCGCGATCGGCGTCCGGGTGGTGATCGACGGGGCGATCGTCACGGAGTACGCGGACGAGGTGATCCTCAGCGCGGGAGTGATCCACTCCCCGGCGATCCTGCTGCGCTCGGGCATCGGCCCCGCCGCCCGGCTGCGGGCGCTGGGCATCGACGTCCGCCAGGACCTGCCGGTCGGTGTCGGTATGCAGGACCACGCGATGACGGTGCTCTCCCTGCCGTTGCGGGCCGAAGCCGCCATCAAGTCACCGCACGACCGGCACACCAACGTCTGCGTGCGCTGGTCCAGCACCTCGGGTACGCACTCCGACGACCTCATGTTCGTCTCGCTCAACCAGAACGTGCTGGCCATGGCCACGGCGAACGCCGAGTCGCACTCCGGTGGCTTCGGTGTCTGGCTGAACCGCACCCACTCGCGCGGCGAACTGACCCTGGTCTCCACCGACCCTTCGGCACACCCGTACGTCGCCCAGCGGATGCTCTCCGACGAGCGCGACCTCGCCCCGATGCGGGAGGGCGTGCGGGCCCTCGTCGAACTGAGCGGCCGTGCCGAGACAGCCGCAGTCCTGGGCGGTTCGGTCGCGGAAGCCAACCGTCCGCTGTTCGAGGCCCTCGCGCACGACGGCGACCTCGACGACCACCTGCTGTCCACCGTCATCGACGCCCAGCACGGCACGAGCACCTGCCTGATGGGCGCTCCCGGAGCCGCCGACACGGTCGTCGACCCGGCGTGCCGGGTCCAGGGGGTACGGGGCCTGCGGGTCGTGGACGCCTCGGTCTTCCCCGCCGTGCCCCGGGCCAACACCAATCTCGCCGCCATCATGACCGGCGAACTCATGGCCGCCCGGCTCGACGCCTGA
- a CDS encoding aldehyde dehydrogenase family protein — METLQHYIGGRWAEPAGEDVVAVVNPATEETFAQFRAGGADDVDRAVAGAVAAQPGWAALTVARRVELIHAWADTIAAHAAELAELECREMGKPVGIGQSFIAGAVAGLKAAADQALTYPFTETVTGTDAGAADAGTGPAGGRTDIVRHPLGVTTVITPWNFPVVMVLGALGPLLAAGNTVVVKPSERSPVSTVRLFELAAATGLPPGVLSLVLGDARTGAALTEHEDVQLVHFTGSVGAGRAVGTATGRRLSRSVLELGGKDPVVIDAGVDPVTTAQAVAFGAFINTGQICTSMERIYVHERIADEFVEALVAAAGTFAVGDGLDPATMLGPLVDGRQRDTVRRHVEDAVRKGATVRAGGAVPDRPGYFYPATVLTGVDDTMLVMTEETFGPVAPVTVVPSFEEGLARAADSRYGLAATVYTDDPDHISAAARLPVGVVWVNQWQGGGPERLYEPARDSGMGATGARAAYDAATRPAAVHIAATVPAAATAPAADR, encoded by the coding sequence ATGGAAACCCTTCAGCACTACATCGGCGGCCGGTGGGCGGAGCCGGCCGGCGAGGACGTCGTCGCCGTGGTCAACCCCGCCACCGAGGAGACCTTCGCGCAGTTCCGCGCGGGCGGCGCCGACGACGTCGACCGCGCCGTGGCCGGGGCGGTCGCGGCGCAGCCCGGCTGGGCCGCGCTCACCGTGGCCCGGCGGGTGGAACTGATCCACGCCTGGGCCGACACGATCGCCGCGCACGCCGCGGAACTCGCCGAACTGGAATGCCGGGAGATGGGCAAGCCGGTCGGCATCGGGCAGTCCTTCATCGCGGGTGCCGTGGCCGGGCTGAAGGCAGCAGCGGACCAGGCGCTCACCTACCCGTTCACCGAAACGGTGACGGGTACGGACGCGGGAGCAGCGGATGCGGGTACGGGTCCGGCGGGCGGGCGGACCGACATCGTCCGCCACCCGCTCGGCGTCACCACCGTGATCACCCCGTGGAACTTCCCCGTCGTCATGGTCCTCGGCGCGCTGGGCCCGCTGCTCGCCGCCGGGAACACCGTCGTGGTCAAGCCCTCCGAGCGGTCCCCGGTCTCCACGGTGCGGCTGTTCGAGCTGGCCGCCGCCACCGGGCTGCCCCCGGGCGTACTGAGCCTGGTCCTCGGCGACGCCCGCACCGGCGCTGCGCTGACGGAACACGAGGACGTACAACTCGTCCACTTCACCGGGTCGGTCGGCGCGGGCCGTGCCGTGGGAACGGCGACCGGTCGGCGGCTGAGCCGCAGTGTGCTCGAACTCGGCGGCAAGGACCCCGTCGTGATCGACGCCGGAGTCGATCCGGTGACCACCGCGCAGGCCGTCGCGTTCGGCGCGTTCATCAACACCGGCCAGATCTGCACCTCCATGGAGCGGATCTACGTCCATGAGCGGATCGCGGACGAGTTCGTCGAGGCGCTCGTCGCCGCCGCGGGCACCTTCGCCGTCGGCGACGGTCTCGACCCCGCCACGATGCTCGGCCCCCTGGTGGACGGACGGCAGCGCGACACCGTACGCCGTCATGTCGAGGACGCCGTCCGCAAGGGCGCCACCGTGCGCGCGGGCGGAGCCGTGCCGGACCGTCCCGGCTACTTCTACCCGGCGACCGTGCTCACCGGGGTCGACGACACCATGCTCGTGATGACCGAGGAGACGTTCGGTCCGGTCGCGCCCGTCACCGTCGTGCCCAGCTTCGAGGAGGGCCTGGCCCGCGCGGCGGACTCCCGCTACGGCCTCGCCGCCACCGTCTACACCGACGACCCCGACCACATCTCGGCCGCCGCGCGACTGCCCGTCGGTGTCGTGTGGGTCAACCAGTGGCAGGGCGGCGGCCCCGAGCGGCTGTACGAGCCCGCCCGCGACAGCGGTATGGGAGCCACCGGGGCCCGTGCCGCCTACGACGCGGCGACCCGGCCCGCCGCCGTGCACATCGCGGCGACCGTCCCGGCGGCCGCAACCGCTCCGGCGGCCGACCGGTGA
- a CDS encoding M20 family metallopeptidase, translated as MTTAKEAAARHVRAAADDLIALSHRIHAHPELAFEEYLASRWVADALGDAGFEVEHGYCGLPTAVRATVGSGPTHIAICAEYDALPDIGHACGHNVIAAAAVGAGIALAPLADELGLTVRVLGTPAEEGGGGKVLMLEQGAFDGVHAAMMVHPAAVEMAAMPGLAVTQFDVAYQGRAAHAGAYPELGVNAADAMTVAQVAVGLLRQHTTASDRVHGIVTRAGSAANIVPDASQGRWIVRSDSLDALRPLSERVRRCFEAGALATGCELTTTPVGPDYADLRPDRDLLDLWVANATALGRRFPDLPAGVTGAATDMGNVSHVVPTIHPMLGLDCAPAVNHQPEFTAACRTQKADRAVLDGATGMAWTAIDVALAAQRP; from the coding sequence GTGACCACCGCCAAGGAGGCCGCGGCACGGCACGTCCGTGCCGCGGCGGACGACCTGATCGCCCTCTCCCACCGGATCCACGCCCACCCCGAGTTGGCCTTCGAGGAGTACCTCGCCAGCCGCTGGGTCGCCGACGCCCTCGGCGACGCGGGGTTCGAGGTCGAGCACGGATACTGCGGGCTGCCCACCGCCGTGCGGGCGACGGTCGGCAGCGGGCCGACGCACATCGCGATCTGCGCGGAGTACGACGCGCTGCCCGACATCGGCCACGCCTGCGGCCACAACGTCATCGCCGCGGCGGCCGTCGGCGCCGGTATCGCACTCGCCCCCCTGGCGGACGAACTCGGCCTGACCGTACGGGTGCTCGGCACCCCCGCCGAGGAAGGCGGCGGCGGCAAGGTGCTGATGCTGGAACAGGGCGCCTTCGACGGCGTGCACGCGGCCATGATGGTCCATCCGGCCGCGGTCGAGATGGCGGCGATGCCCGGCCTGGCCGTCACCCAGTTCGACGTGGCCTACCAGGGCAGGGCGGCCCACGCCGGCGCCTATCCCGAGCTGGGCGTCAACGCGGCGGACGCCATGACCGTCGCCCAGGTGGCCGTCGGGCTGCTGCGCCAGCACACCACCGCCTCCGACCGCGTCCACGGCATCGTCACCCGGGCCGGCTCCGCCGCGAACATCGTCCCCGACGCCAGCCAGGGCCGCTGGATCGTACGCAGCGACAGCCTGGACGCGCTGCGGCCGTTGTCCGAGCGGGTGCGCCGCTGCTTCGAGGCGGGCGCGCTGGCCACCGGCTGCGAGCTGACCACCACACCGGTCGGCCCCGACTACGCCGACCTGCGGCCGGACCGGGACCTGCTGGACCTGTGGGTCGCCAACGCGACGGCACTGGGCCGCCGCTTCCCCGACCTGCCGGCCGGTGTCACCGGCGCCGCCACCGACATGGGCAACGTCTCCCACGTCGTACCCACCATCCACCCCATGCTCGGCCTCGACTGCGCGCCCGCGGTCAACCACCAGCCGGAGTTCACCGCCGCGTGCCGCACCCAGAAGGCGGACCGGGCCGTGCTCGACGGGGCGACCGGCATGGCCTGGACGGCCATCGATGTCGCCCTAGCGGCTCAGCGCCCCTGA
- a CDS encoding STM4015 family protein: MNGLIMYMDHLTALHGLPVHQFPAPGEGDGPMPAAEDVAWRICSADYEASEIWSEAVPDGTYEGQWDRFLKTVDLARVQALVLGGGAYSSEGPPDRAVSELIAAADRLTGLKALYLADLTPEESEMSWIVQGDVTPILNAFPRLRELGVRGSTVGMAADEEGSGLRLTPLRHEHLRILRLENGGLPGEVARAVAASDLPALEHLDLWLGEEFYGCTTTLADLSPILDGDRLPALRRLGLQNSYMQDEIAAAVAGAPVVARLTALHLGLGTLSDTGATALLGGQPLTHLKELDLHRHYLSEPMMQRIRGALEPAGVVVNLDEREEIGEGSGRYVAVGE; the protein is encoded by the coding sequence GTGAACGGATTGATTATGTATATGGATCACTTAACGGCGCTGCACGGTCTTCCCGTCCACCAGTTCCCGGCTCCGGGGGAGGGGGATGGGCCGATGCCTGCGGCGGAGGATGTCGCATGGCGCATCTGTAGCGCCGACTATGAGGCGAGTGAAATCTGGAGCGAAGCCGTACCCGATGGGACTTACGAGGGGCAATGGGACCGCTTCCTCAAGACGGTAGACCTTGCGCGGGTACAGGCTTTGGTCCTTGGTGGCGGTGCCTACTCCTCGGAAGGCCCCCCTGATCGGGCGGTGAGCGAGCTCATTGCCGCTGCGGACCGGCTCACCGGCCTCAAGGCGTTGTACCTCGCCGATCTCACACCCGAAGAATCCGAGATGTCCTGGATAGTTCAGGGTGATGTGACGCCAATTCTCAACGCATTCCCCCGTCTCAGAGAACTTGGGGTGCGCGGCTCAACCGTAGGCATGGCGGCTGATGAAGAAGGCTCGGGCCTGCGGTTGACACCGTTGCGGCACGAGCACCTGCGCATCCTGCGGCTGGAGAACGGCGGTCTGCCCGGCGAGGTGGCGCGCGCCGTGGCCGCCAGCGACCTGCCCGCCTTGGAGCACCTGGACCTGTGGCTGGGTGAGGAGTTCTACGGCTGCACCACGACCCTCGCCGACCTGTCCCCCATCCTCGACGGTGACCGGCTGCCTGCCCTGCGGCGCCTCGGACTGCAGAACAGTTACATGCAGGACGAGATCGCCGCCGCGGTGGCCGGCGCTCCCGTCGTCGCTCGCCTCACCGCGCTGCACCTGGGCCTCGGCACCCTGAGTGACACCGGTGCCACCGCGCTCCTCGGTGGCCAGCCCCTGACGCACCTCAAGGAACTGGATCTGCACCGCCACTATCTCTCCGAGCCCATGATGCAGCGCATACGCGGAGCACTGGAACCGGCCGGGGTGGTGGTCAACCTGGATGAGCGGGAGGAGATCGGAGAGGGCTCGGGCCGATACGTAGCGGTCGGAGAATGA
- a CDS encoding VOC family protein, translated as MAHEITVPLLPCGSIDEIVEFYTMLGFTRTYYQVRPNPCAGLQREDLQLQFFGMPGFKPEDSYGSCVVIVPDTQQLFEAFAAGMRAVHGKLLVSGIPRMTRPRKRKNADHQSGFTVIDPGGNWIRIFPSPGTSGNGAPAVGKLAKALENAVVLGDSKGDTRQAAKILDATLAREQDGAPAADLVEALAYRAELAIRVDDTTSAVDALTRARAVPLTKAERSELAAHLAGLEDLEAVVGLAP; from the coding sequence ATGGCCCACGAGATAACCGTCCCGCTGCTTCCGTGCGGGTCCATCGACGAGATCGTCGAGTTCTACACCATGCTCGGCTTCACCCGGACCTACTACCAGGTCCGCCCGAACCCGTGCGCGGGCCTGCAGCGAGAAGACCTCCAACTGCAGTTCTTCGGCATGCCAGGCTTCAAGCCCGAGGACTCCTACGGCAGTTGTGTGGTCATCGTGCCCGACACCCAGCAGCTCTTCGAGGCGTTCGCCGCAGGCATGCGCGCGGTCCACGGCAAGCTCCTGGTCTCCGGGATCCCGCGGATGACCCGCCCGCGGAAACGCAAGAACGCCGACCACCAGTCCGGGTTCACGGTCATCGACCCCGGCGGGAACTGGATCCGCATCTTCCCGTCGCCGGGCACCAGCGGCAACGGTGCGCCCGCGGTCGGCAAACTGGCCAAGGCGCTGGAGAACGCCGTCGTGCTCGGCGACTCCAAGGGCGACACTCGGCAGGCGGCGAAGATCCTGGACGCCACGCTGGCCCGGGAGCAGGATGGCGCACCGGCCGCCGACCTGGTCGAGGCGTTGGCCTACCGCGCCGAACTCGCCATCCGCGTCGATGACACCACCTCCGCGGTCGATGCCCTCACCCGTGCCCGCGCCGTCCCCCTCACCAAAGCCGAACGCAGTGAACTCGCCGCGCACTTGGCCGGTCTCGAAGACCTGGAAGCCGTCGTCGGACTCGCGCCCTGA
- a CDS encoding PadR family transcriptional regulator — protein MKPLRLLVLGALRRRGRAHGYQIRADLEAWSAHEWSTAASGSVYHALKSMAGQGLLDATFDADPSVAGGPPRIEYELTEKGEREYLSLLGRALADREPRLDVLCAAVGLIEDLPRGQALQILRTRADAMRDWRTGITAHLPADTELDTWGPVGEVISLWLATADTGAQWTRRLIHRLEEGDFSMAGEPGSPSRHPAQPAE, from the coding sequence ATGAAGCCGCTACGACTTCTGGTCCTGGGAGCGCTGCGCAGGCGCGGTCGCGCACACGGCTATCAGATCCGCGCGGATCTGGAGGCCTGGAGCGCGCATGAGTGGTCCACCGCCGCATCGGGTTCGGTGTATCACGCGCTCAAGAGCATGGCCGGACAGGGCCTGCTGGATGCGACGTTCGATGCGGACCCCTCGGTCGCCGGGGGCCCGCCGAGAATCGAATACGAGCTGACGGAAAAGGGTGAGCGGGAGTACCTCAGCCTCCTGGGCCGGGCCCTGGCCGACCGCGAACCGAGGCTGGACGTCCTGTGTGCCGCGGTGGGCCTCATCGAGGACCTGCCCCGGGGGCAGGCCCTGCAGATCCTGCGCACCCGAGCCGACGCGATGCGCGACTGGCGCACCGGCATCACCGCACACCTGCCCGCGGACACGGAGCTGGACACCTGGGGCCCGGTGGGCGAGGTCATCTCACTGTGGCTGGCGACCGCCGATACCGGCGCCCAGTGGACCCGGCGGCTGATCCACCGCCTGGAAGAGGGCGATTTCAGCATGGCCGGTGAGCCCGGTTCCCCCAGCCGCCACCCCGCACAGCCGGCCGAGTAG
- a CDS encoding transketolase, whose product MTTTTTEHRQEYGHGDRYDRYEALTGLMELMSGDEKHGPAATSTLDALWVLYDRVLRVGPDRADDPGRDRFLLSKGHGPMAYYAVLAAKGFVPVDWLPGFGSYDSPLGHHPDRVLVPGAEIGSGSLGHGLPIAVGTALGLRAQGLHDPRVWVLVGDAELDEGSNHEAIAYAGPAGLDRLHTVVIDNSSASWARPGGIAARFEAAGWSAATVDGRDHEALYAAFTAPHPGLPRVIVAQVEPKDS is encoded by the coding sequence ATGACGACGACAACGACGGAACACCGGCAGGAGTACGGCCACGGGGACCGGTACGACCGGTACGAGGCGCTGACCGGCCTGATGGAGCTGATGAGCGGGGACGAGAAGCACGGACCGGCGGCGACGTCCACACTCGACGCGCTCTGGGTCCTCTACGACCGGGTGCTGCGCGTCGGCCCCGACCGGGCGGACGACCCCGGACGGGACAGGTTCCTGCTGTCCAAGGGGCACGGACCGATGGCCTACTACGCGGTGCTCGCCGCCAAGGGATTCGTCCCGGTCGACTGGCTTCCGGGCTTCGGCTCGTACGACTCTCCGCTCGGCCACCATCCCGACCGTGTGCTCGTGCCCGGCGCCGAGATCGGCAGTGGTTCGCTCGGGCACGGGCTGCCGATCGCCGTCGGCACGGCGCTGGGACTGCGGGCCCAGGGACTCCACGACCCGCGCGTATGGGTGCTCGTCGGGGACGCCGAACTGGACGAGGGCAGCAACCACGAGGCCATCGCCTACGCGGGCCCCGCCGGACTCGACCGCCTGCACACCGTCGTGATCGACAACTCCTCCGCCAGCTGGGCCAGGCCCGGCGGGATCGCGGCGCGGTTCGAGGCCGCCGGCTGGTCCGCGGCGACCGTCGACGGGCGGGACCACGAGGCCCTGTACGCCGCCTTCACGGCACCGCACCCGGGGCTCCCGCGCGTGATCGTCGCCCAGGTCGAACCGAAGGACAGCTGA
- a CDS encoding transketolase family protein, translating into MDTMRDRFAPVVSRLLDEDPRVAVVLAEIGMADFEEVRRRHPDRVINVGIREQLLVGAGAGLALTGLRPVVHTFASFLVERPFEQIKLDLGHQGLGAVLVSAAASFDWPAGGYTHMSPGDVAVLDTLDGWTVHVPGHPDEAETLLRHAVAADDDKMYVRLSTQSNDRALPVDGTRFLTVREGRAGVVVAVGPLLGPVLAATEGLDVTVLYATTVRPFDAVTLRHATEGASPDVVLVEPYLAGTSVSAVNDALVDVPHRVLGLGVGRRELRRYGLVEEHVAAHGLDARSLRERIDGFLGVRARV; encoded by the coding sequence ATGGACACCATGCGTGATCGGTTCGCCCCCGTCGTGTCACGGCTGCTCGACGAGGATCCGCGCGTCGCCGTCGTCCTCGCCGAGATCGGCATGGCCGATTTCGAGGAGGTCCGGCGCCGGCATCCGGACCGGGTGATCAACGTCGGCATCCGCGAGCAGCTGCTGGTCGGCGCGGGCGCGGGACTGGCGCTGACCGGGCTGCGGCCCGTGGTGCACACCTTCGCCAGCTTCCTCGTGGAGCGGCCCTTCGAGCAGATCAAGCTGGATCTCGGCCACCAGGGCCTGGGCGCGGTGCTGGTCAGCGCGGCCGCGTCCTTCGACTGGCCGGCGGGCGGCTACACCCATATGTCCCCCGGCGACGTCGCCGTCCTCGACACCCTGGACGGCTGGACCGTGCATGTGCCGGGGCATCCGGACGAGGCCGAGACGCTGCTGCGGCACGCCGTCGCGGCGGACGACGACAAGATGTACGTACGGCTGTCCACGCAGTCGAACGACCGGGCTCTGCCCGTCGACGGCACTCGGTTCCTTACCGTCCGTGAAGGGCGGGCCGGTGTGGTCGTCGCGGTCGGTCCGCTGCTCGGCCCGGTGCTGGCAGCGACCGAAGGACTCGACGTCACCGTGCTGTACGCGACGACCGTGCGGCCCTTCGACGCGGTCACGCTGCGCCACGCCACCGAAGGGGCGAGCCCCGATGTGGTCCTGGTCGAGCCGTATCTCGCCGGTACGTCGGTCTCCGCCGTGAACGACGCCCTCGTGGACGTCCCGCACCGGGTGCTCGGCCTCGGCGTGGGCCGCCGGGAGCTGCGCCGCTACGGCCTCGTCGAGGAGCATGTGGCCGCGCACGGGCTGGACGCGAGGTCCCTGCGGGAGCGGATCGACGGATTCCTGGGGGTACGGGCGCGAGTCTGA